In the Caldicoprobacter guelmensis genome, TAATATGCCCAGGGTTTGACCTTCTTTTATCTCCAGATTGATGTCTTGCAGCACCTTTTTGTCGGTACCCGGATAGGCAAAAGTTAAATCCTTTATTACAATGTCTCCTTTCAGCCTTTCAATCGCTGGCAAATCATCATCTGACCTGTCGTTTAAGCCAAAAAGGGAGACGGTAGCCAGCGCGTTCTCGGCATCTTTCTCGCTCCTATGGCAAAATATCCTGTCAAGCCGCTGAATGGAGGCCAACCCTCTCTGCCACACCTCTATAATCCTGCCTATGCTCACAATAGGACCCATGATCACCATGATATATGAGCTAAAAGCCACGTAGTCTCCCAGGGATATTATACCCTTTGCCACCAGCCCGCTGCCGTATATGATAAACAGCACGGTGCTTATGCCAAAAGCCAGCTGGGTCACCGGCCCCAGCACGGCAGACACCCTGGTGAGGCTCATCTGCGTATCAACCCGTGCCTGGTTGTATCTTAAGAAATCTTGAACCTCTTCCTCTTCTTGTGCAAAGGCCTTTATCACCCTGATGCCTGATATGTTCTCCTGGACTTTGCCGGATATTTGGGCAAAAGCTTTTTGTACCGCACCAAACCTCTCCCTGATCTTCTTCCGTAAAAGGTATATGACCATAACTATGATGGGCGCAGGCGCAATGGCCATCAACGTCAATACGGGATTTATGGTCCTTACCATGATGATGATTGATATGGTGTTAACCACAAGGCCATCCAGTATTGAAGTGAGACCAAAGCCAAAAACCCTCCTTATGGCCTGTATGTCGTTTATGGCATAGGCTATGAGGTCGCCCGTCTTGTTGTTGTCATAAAAGGAAACCGGGAGCGTCTGCATATGGGCAAACAGCTTCTCTCTTAAATAGCACTCGAGGTATCTGTTGCTGCCCACCAGGAAGTACCTCCATGTAAACCTCAGTATGAATACCGCCACAGTAGCGGCCACCAAAATAAGCAGGTATTTATTGGTAACCGAGGCAGGCATCCTGTCGTTGATGCTGTCGGTCACATAACCCATTATCTTGGGTATCATGGAAGATATAAATGATGTGATAAACAGGACAATTATACCTATTATATAGCTCCATTTGAACTGCTTTATAAACTCCCATAGAAGCTGCGCAGTTTTCATGATAGCCGAGCGCAGAATACTCCCTCTTTCTCAAGATAGAGAGGAATGCGCTCTTACCTCCTTTCTACTTGCGTCTATTTGTGGCGGCGTCACGCAGTTCCTTATAGAAGCTGCCGCGCATTTTGATCGTTACCAGAGCCTGATTAATTTACGTAAAAAGCAACACACTTTTTCACAGCAAACTCAAATTGACAGCCATTGGCAACGTTCAACCGCTAATACCCCCTACACCAACTCTTGGAAAAGCCAATATACCTCTCAAAATAGCACAATAAGACCTTCATCAGCCCTACAAAATTACCAAAAAATCCCCTTTAAGCTTACTCCTTAAGACGACTCCCTGATGACAAATTCCGAAGGCAATACAATGGTGGGAGCTATGCTTCCATCGTCAATGGCTTTAAGGACCATCTCGGCGGCCTTTAAACCCATGTCATAAAGGGGTAGTTCAATGGAGGAGAGGGTAGGGTAAATGAGCTCGAAAAAGTTGGAGGAACCCACAGCTACAATCCTGACATCCTGGGGGATCCTTATGCCCAGCATGTGGCACGACTTTACGGTCAACATCCCAAACCTTGGAGAAGCGGCAAGTATAGCATCAGGACGGGAATCCCTGCCCTCAAGCAATTCCATTATGGCCCTGCATACCTCACCGTTATCCTGTCCTCCCAAAACTATACGGTCATCTTTAACCTGGTATCCGTGCAAGACCATGGCTTCTTTAAAAGCCTCAAGCCTTTTATCATTGGCACGCCGCGGAACGGGGCCGGCATAGGCTATATACTTGACCCCCTTGGATTTAAAATACCCTATGACCTCCTGGATGTGGGCTAAATGGTCGGTACATACCTCGCCCACATCTTTTCCGGAGGAATAGGTGTTGACCATCACATAAGGGATGCCCATGCTGTCCATATATGCCATGTCCTCATCGGATATAGAAGCGAAAGCAAAGATTATGCCGTCGATCCTGTTGGAGTTGTAATACTTTATAAACTCGGCTTCCTGTATGGACTCATACTTGTTAAACAGCAGGCTTACTGAATAGTTGTGGGCCTGAAGCCCATCCCTGATACCCTCTAAGGTCTTCATAAAATAGAAATTGGTGACATTTCTGTCGGTGACTACGCCCACCGACATCGACCTCTTAAGCTTCATTCCTCTGGCAATCTGGTCAGGGTGATAATTGAGCTTCTTTATGGCGTCTAATACGGCCTGCCGGGTCTCGGGCCTTATCTTTATTCCCTTTACATTGTTGAGTATATACGACACCGTAGCCTGGGAAACACCGGCCTCCCTGGCTACATCCTTGCTTGAAACCGACTTTTTCTTCCTCATATTTTACCTGCGTACCAGACCACCTTCCTCAAGATGGTAAATACGCGCTCTCCCTCCCTTCTAAATGATGTAAATTTACGCCTTCTTTTGCAGCTATACTCCTGATACCGCGTTGCCAGCCAATACTTATCATCCATTTTTTCGTCCTATTAATCCTCCTCCATTACCCCCTCATGCACTTATACGTATAAATTATTCTTTGACATTAATTTATACGTATAAATGGAGCCGTAAATAGGTTGAAATGCGCTATTTTTAAAGAAGTATGCTCTCCTGGTCCGATAGAGTATCGAACATAACCTGGTTTATTTATACGTATAAATTCTAAAGCATATAAACTGATTTGTCAATAACAACCAGCCAAAAAGTTAAAAAGGCAGATCAGCTGCCTTTTTAACTGCTGAAGCGTCCGTGAAAGCGCTTCAATTTATAGATTTGGTACGAATTTCCTCCAAAATCATATTCATAAACTGTTCAAGCGACATGGCACCAAGGTCTCCCCTGCCACGTGCCCGCACAGCCACTGTGCCACTTTCCTGCTCTTTGTCGCCCAGAACAAGCATATACGGAATCTTTTCCAGCTGTGCCTCCCTCACCTTGAAGCCTATCTTCTCGTTTCTCAAGTCGGTCTCCACTCTGATGTCAGCATCCCTCAGCTTTTGAGCTATCTCCTCGGCATAAGCGTTGGTCCTATCGGTAATGGTGAGCAGGCGTACCTGTACCGGCGCCAGCCATGTGGGGAAGGCACCAGCAAAGTGCTCTATAAGTATTCCTATAAACCGCTCAATGCTTCCAAACACCACCCGGTGTATCATAACCGGACGATGTTTCTCGCCATCCGGCCCAACATAGGTGAGATCAAACCTCTCAGGCATCTGGAAATCCAGCTGGATGGTACCGCACTGCCACGTTCTGCCTATGCTGTCTTCAAGGTGGAAGTCAATCTTGGGCCCATAAAAAGCCCCGTCCCCCTCATTGACCTTGTACTCAAGGCCCTTTGCCTCAAGGGCCTCCCTTAAAGCGTTGGTAGCCCGCTCCCAGTCCTCGTCAGAACCCATGGAGCTCTCTGGCCTTGTGGACAGCTCCACATGGTACTTAAACCCAAATATGCCGTAAAAGTAATCCACCAGGTCAATGACGCCCAGTATCTCGTCCTTGATCTGCTCTGGCAGCATAAAGATATGGGCATCGTCTTGCGTAAAACAGCGCACCCGCATCAGGCCGTGCAGCACGCCCGAAAGCTCATGCCTGTGGACAAGTCCCAGTTCGGCTACCCTAAGGGGCAGTTCCCGGTAACTGTGCACCTTACGCTTATAAAGGATCATGCTGCCTGGGCAGTTCATGGGCTTTATGGCATAATCCTCGCCATCAATCTTGGTGAAATACATGTTCTCACGGTAATGGTCCCAGTGTCCTGAGCGAACCCACAGGTCGCGGTTCAATATTATGGGCGTCTTTATCTCCTGATAACCCCTCTTGTAGTGTTCTTTCCTCCAGAAATCCTCAAGGATATTGCGAATGATCATGCCCTTTGGATGGAAGAACGGGAACCCCGGCCCCTCCTCATGGAGGCTGAAGAGGTCTAGCTCCTTACCCAGCTTTCTGTGGTCTCTCTTCTTTGCCTCCTCCAGGCGCTGCAAATACTCATCCAGCTGGCTCTTTTTAGGGAAAGAGACTCCGTATATCCGCTGCAGCATCTTGTTTTTCTCATCGCCGCGCCAGTAAGCACCGGCCACGCTGAGCAGCTTTATGGCCTTGACCATACCTGTAGAGGGAAGGTGCGGACCGCTGCACAGGTCCACGAAATCTCCCTGTTTGTAGAACGAAATCTCGGCCTCCTCCGGTATATCCCCAATGAGCTCCACCTTATAGAGCTCGCCTCTCTCCTTCATGAACTCAACGGCCTGCTCCCGAGGCAGCACAAACCTCTCAAGGGTCAAATCCTCTTCGACTATCCTGTTCATCTCTTCTTCGATGGCCTGCAAATCTTCAGGCGAAAAAGGCTTTTCCACATCGAAGTCATAATAAAACCCGTTGTCTATTGCAGGCCCAATGGCCAGCTTTGCGTCCGGAAACAGCCTTTTCACGGCCTGCGCCATGATGTGCGATGATGTGTGCCAGAAAACCTTTTTACCCTCATCATCGTCAAAAGTCAGGATGTTGAGATTGCAATCCTCATATACCTTTGCCGACAGGTCAACGGTGCGCCCATTCACCTGAGCAGCCACAGCCGATTTTGCCAGCTTCTTGCTTATATCGTTTACTATATCCGCTATGGCCGTCCCTTCAGGATACTGCCTTACCGAGCCGTCTTTCAGCACCACATTCACCATAACTCATTCATCCTTTCGTATAAATATTGTGAGTATTTTTTTGTAAGTATTTATTTAAACCCATTGCCACGTCAAAATTACACAAAACCAACGCTACTTTATGTAGACAATTAAAAAACCTCCCATCCCTTCAAGGGACGAGAGGCTACCCGCGGTTCCACCCTTCTTGGTCCCAAAATCAGGACCCACCTCCACTGGCCGTTAACGGAGCCAACCGCCATGCTCAAAGGGTGGTCTTCAACTGGACCTAGTGCGGAATGCTTCCAGCCTCAGGCATCCCTTCTCTATCACCGGTTTCCAGCCTACTCTTCCTCATCATTGCATGTAAGTTGTAGACTTCAACTCCTTTTGGAGTTATTATAGGCCAGGACCACAAGCAAGTCAAGCCCCGGTTTTTCAATTCTGCGGATACAATCCCTCTTGGCTCATCACCACTTTGCCCTTAAAAACCTTATTTATGGTATTCAAAAGCTCGGTATTCTTTATTTTTTCATATCCATGTATGGTGATCTTGCTGGGCGCAATGGTTATCAGAGAGCTTATCAGCAGGTCATCATAGGTCATCTCGGTATCGGATATCTCCCTGGCAAGCTCCTTCAATATGTCATTGTTTATCACCCTCATGCTATCGTCCAGCAGTATATATTTTTTGTCATCATCCACAAGAATGTGAACCTCCCTCACCTTTGGCTCCTGGATTTCCACAAAATACCTGAGCAGCTTGATAAACTCATTGTACTCCCTTTCTATTAAAACTTCTTCCACCATCTTATCGACGGTCTCTATGAGTTCTTTCATGAAGTCCTTTAATCTAAACCGTATAAAACCCTCTACGATGAGCTCATTATGGGTATCCATATGTTCCAAAATCCGCTGCTTTACAAAGCCATGCCATTTTTGCTTGAACTGACCAAACAAGCTTTGGGAGCCACTACCTTTAAATACGGCATTTAACACTTCCTGCTTGATCTGTTCTCTATCTTCAGTTTCAAAATAATAGTACTCGTCTTCTATAATCTTGTTTACCAACCTATGCTGTAAATCATTTACTATAAAATCAGATAATATATCGGCAATACGGCATTTCAAGACATCCCTCAATTGTCTCAACGATTCATTTTCCAGCTCGTTTACGATATAATTTATAAACAGCAGGTTACCTGCTTTCCTCTCTTCAATCTTAAACCCTTGAAACCTTATATCCTCCATCTTCTTTATAACCGAATCCATAAGGCCAAGGTTGTATCCTTCAAAACCAATGGAAAAAAGCCGCATCGCATCACTCCCTCCATCTAAATCCCTTGACCTAAGCCAATTCTCGGTAAACATTATATGCGGCATTTCTTCAATAGTTGATTCGTATTAGTAGTATTCCCAACAACCCATTAAACTCACTATGCATTAACTGGTTATATAGTATGGCATTTACATATAAAAATAAAAATTGGGAACGACTTTTTAAAGCCGTTCCCTTTATTTAGACGTCCTCCCCTCAGCAAATTTAAGTGGACTTATCACACCTTTAAACTTCAGGTAAACTTCAAAGTAAAAATTGCAATTATAAAGCATCGCCGCTGTCCAATCCCTGGCCAATCTTCTTGTATATCTCGATCCTCTCGTTGAGGTCAGGATGTCTGCGCACAATGTCCGGCGAAAACATTCCCTTAGCTATATCAAGGGTGGCCATCCTTTCATGTCCGATCAAAGCCCATGTGGCATCTATGAGATTTTTAAACTCCTCGTCTCTCAAATGGGTACACACAAACGGCTGCCTGGGAGAATTTATATCCTCCCCGCTTATCTGGAAAAAGCCGTATTTTTCGCATAATGACTTTACCCTCTTAAGCTGCTGCAGCGTGTTTCGCGAAGGCATGTAGGTCACCGCATTAAAACCCAGCTGGCTTATCACCTCAAACAGCAGCTCAAGGTAATCGTCTTCAAACTTCTGGCTTCTCTTGTCGCCGGTAACCGAATCGGTCACATCGCCCAAATACGCGTAAGCCAAAATAGCACCTATGCTCCTTGCAAGCTCCACCACTTCCCTTATATCAGGGCATTCTTTCGTGGCATCGATATAAAACCGCGGCACCAAATCGCTCTTTAAAGCCCCCAGCAAGTCATATTCATAAAAGGGATTGTGCACATCTAGCAAGTATCCCGCCACCCTCGGACTTACCTCCAGCTTTAGCTCTTCTACCAAAAAATCAACCAAAGGCTTCCCCTTGCCGAATTTACTTACCAGCTTGAGCGACAGGGCATACAACAGGTGGCGCTCGGTTATGCTTCCACCTTCATGGCTTTTCGATAACGGCACCACGTCCTGCTCAAAGCTTAGGTAAATGCCAAACGGCTCAAATATCTCATTGATCCTGTCCACCATCAGGGCATTTCGCTTATTCCTCTCCTTGACATAGGGGACAAAAAAGTCTGCCACCGCACCAATCTGAGTATGGGGAATACCGTGTATGGCCACATACGCAACCGACTTTTGATCTGGGTTGTTGATCCTCCTGCCATTCAAAGGGGTGTTTGAAAAGTCAGCACGGCATTCAACCCCTATCGTGGTTGCAATGCCTGCAATCTTCCCCGCTTCAATGAACTCCCTGGCCCCGCTTATCGAGTCGTGGTCCATAATTCCAGCGGTCTTAAGCCCTGCTGTGTAAGCCATCCATATGGCCTTTGTAGGAGAATAGGGTGAAAAGGAATATGTAGTGTGTATGTGATTGTTGACATCATCGCCCTGACGAGGTTTTTCTATTTTCCCCTCTCGCACTTCTTGCATCAGAGCCTTTAAAGCTCCCAATCTGACGTTTACATCGTCATCGTTTAACTGCTCTACATACTGCATGGCCTCAGCATCCATAAAAATACCTCCGTTTTTATAGCTTTGCTATAATTTTTCGGATATCATTTCCGGCGCAAGATTTAAGACAAAATCTCTAATTATTTTCGCGCTCTTCAACGCCTGCCGCATATCCTTTTCTTCTAACACCACTTCCATTGGATACCTCGGTTGAACACCATAAGCAGTTAGGTCGGAACACTGATCGGCTATACTTACAAAAGTGTCGGATATTTTTATACAGAGCTTGCACAATTCATTTAAATCATGGATTTTTGGAGGATCTATGCCATGCAAGACAAGATACCCTTTAAGATATTTCTCGGCAGATTGCTGGCAGTGATAACAAATAATTTCGATAGGAATAGGATGCATCTTTAGTAAGTGTTCAGCGCATCTTAAATCTAATTCCGCAAGTCTTTGCCATTCTTGTGCGCGTGCTCGGCTATCCATACAGCACCACTCCTTCTCGTGCTATTTGCCGCTCAATAGAAGGAGTGGACT is a window encoding:
- a CDS encoding ABC transporter ATP-binding protein, with protein sequence MKTAQLLWEFIKQFKWSYIIGIIVLFITSFISSMIPKIMGYVTDSINDRMPASVTNKYLLILVAATVAVFILRFTWRYFLVGSNRYLECYLREKLFAHMQTLPVSFYDNNKTGDLIAYAINDIQAIRRVFGFGLTSILDGLVVNTISIIIMVRTINPVLTLMAIAPAPIIVMVIYLLRKKIRERFGAVQKAFAQISGKVQENISGIRVIKAFAQEEEEVQDFLRYNQARVDTQMSLTRVSAVLGPVTQLAFGISTVLFIIYGSGLVAKGIISLGDYVAFSSYIMVIMGPIVSIGRIIEVWQRGLASIQRLDRIFCHRSEKDAENALATVSLFGLNDRSDDDLPAIERLKGDIVIKDLTFAYPGTDKKVLQDINLEIKEGQTLGILGKTGSGKTTLVNLLLRLYEVEDGHIFIGGRDINHIPLKVLRENIGYAPQDNFLFSTTIKSNIEFFKPVYDDGQIEQAARLAGIYDEIMSFPDGFDTVVGERGVTLSGGQKQRVSIARAIVKDPAILILDDSLSAVDTKTEQKILENLKNVLKGRTGIVISHRVSVVRYCDQIIFMDEGRIIERGTHEELMRLKGAYYNLYISQMEQVEDNLLCARG
- a CDS encoding LacI family DNA-binding transcriptional regulator translates to MRKKKSVSSKDVAREAGVSQATVSYILNNVKGIKIRPETRQAVLDAIKKLNYHPDQIARGMKLKRSMSVGVVTDRNVTNFYFMKTLEGIRDGLQAHNYSVSLLFNKYESIQEAEFIKYYNSNRIDGIIFAFASISDEDMAYMDSMGIPYVMVNTYSSGKDVGEVCTDHLAHIQEVIGYFKSKGVKYIAYAGPVPRRANDKRLEAFKEAMVLHGYQVKDDRIVLGGQDNGEVCRAIMELLEGRDSRPDAILAASPRFGMLTVKSCHMLGIRIPQDVRIVAVGSSNFFELIYPTLSSIELPLYDMGLKAAEMVLKAIDDGSIAPTIVLPSEFVIRESS
- the thrS gene encoding threonine--tRNA ligase, coding for MVNVVLKDGSVRQYPEGTAIADIVNDISKKLAKSAVAAQVNGRTVDLSAKVYEDCNLNILTFDDDEGKKVFWHTSSHIMAQAVKRLFPDAKLAIGPAIDNGFYYDFDVEKPFSPEDLQAIEEEMNRIVEEDLTLERFVLPREQAVEFMKERGELYKVELIGDIPEEAEISFYKQGDFVDLCSGPHLPSTGMVKAIKLLSVAGAYWRGDEKNKMLQRIYGVSFPKKSQLDEYLQRLEEAKKRDHRKLGKELDLFSLHEEGPGFPFFHPKGMIIRNILEDFWRKEHYKRGYQEIKTPIILNRDLWVRSGHWDHYRENMYFTKIDGEDYAIKPMNCPGSMILYKRKVHSYRELPLRVAELGLVHRHELSGVLHGLMRVRCFTQDDAHIFMLPEQIKDEILGVIDLVDYFYGIFGFKYHVELSTRPESSMGSDEDWERATNALREALEAKGLEYKVNEGDGAFYGPKIDFHLEDSIGRTWQCGTIQLDFQMPERFDLTYVGPDGEKHRPVMIHRVVFGSIERFIGILIEHFAGAFPTWLAPVQVRLLTITDRTNAYAEEIAQKLRDADIRVETDLRNEKIGFKVREAQLEKIPYMLVLGDKEQESGTVAVRARGRGDLGAMSLEQFMNMILEEIRTKSIN
- the ytxC gene encoding putative sporulation protein YtxC, whose protein sequence is MRLFSIGFEGYNLGLMDSVIKKMEDIRFQGFKIEERKAGNLLFINYIVNELENESLRQLRDVLKCRIADILSDFIVNDLQHRLVNKIIEDEYYYFETEDREQIKQEVLNAVFKGSGSQSLFGQFKQKWHGFVKQRILEHMDTHNELIVEGFIRFRLKDFMKELIETVDKMVEEVLIEREYNEFIKLLRYFVEIQEPKVREVHILVDDDKKYILLDDSMRVINNDILKELAREISDTEMTYDDLLISSLITIAPSKITIHGYEKIKNTELLNTINKVFKGKVVMSQEGLYPQN
- a CDS encoding PHP domain-containing protein, yielding MDAEAMQYVEQLNDDDVNVRLGALKALMQEVREGKIEKPRQGDDVNNHIHTTYSFSPYSPTKAIWMAYTAGLKTAGIMDHDSISGAREFIEAGKIAGIATTIGVECRADFSNTPLNGRRINNPDQKSVAYVAIHGIPHTQIGAVADFFVPYVKERNKRNALMVDRINEIFEPFGIYLSFEQDVVPLSKSHEGGSITERHLLYALSLKLVSKFGKGKPLVDFLVEELKLEVSPRVAGYLLDVHNPFYEYDLLGALKSDLVPRFYIDATKECPDIREVVELARSIGAILAYAYLGDVTDSVTGDKRSQKFEDDYLELLFEVISQLGFNAVTYMPSRNTLQQLKRVKSLCEKYGFFQISGEDINSPRQPFVCTHLRDEEFKNLIDATWALIGHERMATLDIAKGMFSPDIVRRHPDLNERIEIYKKIGQGLDSGDAL
- a CDS encoding HEPN domain-containing protein, which codes for MDSRARAQEWQRLAELDLRCAEHLLKMHPIPIEIICYHCQQSAEKYLKGYLVLHGIDPPKIHDLNELCKLCIKISDTFVSIADQCSDLTAYGVQPRYPMEVVLEEKDMRQALKSAKIIRDFVLNLAPEMISEKL